The Trichosurus vulpecula isolate mTriVul1 chromosome 4, mTriVul1.pri, whole genome shotgun sequence genome contains a region encoding:
- the RPS8 gene encoding 40S ribosomal protein S8, whose amino-acid sequence MGISRDNWHKRRKTGGKRKPYHKKRKYELGRPPANTKIGPRRIHTVRVRGGNKKYRALRLDVGNFSWGSECCTRKTRIIDVVYNASNNELVRTKTLVKNCIVLIDSTPYRQWYESHYALPLGRKKGAKLTPEEEEILNKKRSKKIQKKYEERKKNAKISSLLEEQFQQGKLLACIASRPGQCGRADGYVLEGKELEFYLRKIKARKGK is encoded by the exons ATGG GAATCTCCCGGGACAACTGGCACAAGCGCCGCAAGACCGGGGGCAAGCGCAAGCCCTACCACAAGAAGCGCAAGTATGAGCTGGGCCGGCCGCCCGCCAACACCAAG ATCGGGCCCCGCCGCATCCACACCGTGCGAGTCCGAGGAGGCAACAAAAAGTACCGGGCGCTGAGGCTGGACGTGGGCAACTTCTCCTGGGGCTCCGAGT GCTGTACCCGAAAAACAAGGATCATCGATGTGGTCTACAATGCATCCAACAATGAGCTGGTCAGGACCAAGACGCTGGTGAAGAATTGCATTGTGCTCATTGATAGTACCCCATACCGCCAGTGGTATGAGTCCCACTACGCGCTGCCGTTGGGTCGGAAGAAGGGAGCGAAGCTG ACtcctgaggaggaagaaattcTAAATAAAAAGCGGTCAAAGAAGATCCAGAAGAAGTACGAGGAGCGGAAGAAGAATGCCAAGATCAGCTCTCTTCTGGAGGAGCAGTTCCAGCAGGGCAAGCTCCTTG CCTGCATCGCATCCAGGCCAGGCCAGTGTGGCCGAGCAGACGGCTACGTGCTCGAAGGCAAAGAGCTTGAGTTCTACCTGAGAAAAATCAAAGCCCGAAAGGGCAAATAA
- the BEST4 gene encoding bestrophin-4: MTVSYTLRVANARFGGFSALLFRWKGSIYKLLYKELLAFLGLYGLISLTYRNLLTQEQKRIYAQVARYCNRSADLIPMSFVLGFYVTQVVNRWWAQYTSIPLPDRLMCVVTATVHGDDERGRTLRRTLLRYANLSSVLVLRSVSTRVLRRFPTVDHVVEAGFMSREEQQKFEGLHSDFNKYWVPCVWFTNLAAQARREGRIRDDIALGLLLDELNQYRGKCSLLFHYDWISFPLVYTQVVTIAVYSFFAFCLVGRQFLEDPKPPLPGQEVPLGDLDLYVPLTTLLQFFFYAGWLKVAEQIINPFGEDDDDFETNQLIDRNLQVSLLSVDDMYGDLPPMGRDRYWGEAAAQPPYTVASAADSLRPSFMGSTFNLRMSEDPAPSETELEKEAGAVSGTPSPAWARTPLLGRFLGASAPSPAVSLRVPRTPLMPSRLQTAQAATPVPGRLRLGRLLPVPAARIDEEAVETGDEAIRSGQDICVPKPHCD; encoded by the exons ATGACTGTGTCCTACACATTGCGTGTGGCTAATGCCCGCTTTGGGGGCTTCTCAGCACTTCTGTTCCGCTGGAAGGGGAGCATTTACAAGTTGCTATACAAGGAGCTACTGGCATTCCTGGGTCTCTATGGACTTATCAGCCTCACCTACCG GAATCTGCTAACCCAGGAACAGAAGCGCATCTATGCCCAAGTGGCCCGATACTGCAACCGCTCTGCGGACCTCATCCCCATGTCCTTTGTTCTGG GTTTCTACGTGACTCAGGTGGTGAATCGCTGGTGGGCCCAGTACACGAGCATCCCGTTGCCAGACCGACTCATGTGCGTGGTCACGGCCACAGTGCACGGAGACGACGAGCGCGGACGCACTCTGCGCCGGACTCTGCTGCGCTATGCCAATCTGTCCTCAGTGCTGGTGCTGCGCTCGGTTAGCACCCGAGTGCTCCGCCGCTTCCCCACCGTGGACCACGTAGTGGAAGCAG GCTTCATGTCCCGGGAGGAGCAGCAGAAGTTTGAGGGCCTGCACTCAGATTTCAACAAATACTGGGTTCCTTGTGTCTGGTTCACCAACTTGGCTGCTCAGGCTCGAAGAGAGGGCCGAATCCGGGATGACATTGCCCTTGGGTTGCTCTTGGAT GAGCTGAACCAATACCGAGGCAAGTGCAGCCTCCTCTTTCACTATGACTGGATCAGCTTCCCCCTGGTCTACACTCAG GTGGTGACCATTGCTGTCtattccttctttgctttctgcCTGGTTGGACGTCAGTTCCTGGAGGACCCTAAGCCCCCCTTGCCAGGCCAAGAGGTGCCCCTGGGGGATCTGGATCTGTATGTGCCACTGACCACCCTTCTACAATTCTTCTTCTATGCTGGCTGGCTTAAG gTGGCTGAACAAATCATCAACCCCTTTGGGGAGGATGATGATGACTTTGAGACCAACCAGCTCATTGATCGAAACCTGCAG GTGTCACTGCTGTCTGTGGATGACATGTACGGGGACTTGCCACCCATGGGCCGGGATCGCTATTGGGGCGAAGCAGCTGCCCAGCCCCCCTACACTGTGGCTTCAGCGGCCGACAGCCTGCGACCCTCCTTCATGGGTTCTACCTTTAACCTGCG TATGTCGGAGGATCCGGCACCATCCGAgacagagctggagaaggaggctGGGGCTGTCTCGGGCACTCCCAGTCCGGCGTGGGCACGGACGCCGCTGCTCGGCCGCTTCCTAGGAGCCTCTGCCCCGTCTCCGGCCGTTAGCCTGCGGGTCCCACGCACCCCTCTGATGCCGTCCCGCCTCCAGACCGCCCAGGCAGCCACACCGGTCCCGGGACGTCTTCGCCTGGGCCGTCTCCTGCCTGTGCCGGCAGCCCGCATAGACGAAGAG GCTGTGGAAACAGGAGATGAGGCTATCAGGTCAGGTCAGGACATCTGTGTCCCCAAACCCCACTGTGACTGA